A segment of the Nitrospirota bacterium genome:
AGGTGGCCGTCACGGAAGCAGCCGCCTACGACCTCGTCGGCTGCATCGTCGGGCCGGGCTGATCTCGTTCTGCGTTTGACCGCGCTCTTGCATGAGCGGCGGCTCGTCGTCTTTGAGACAACCGGAATCGCGGGCCATGACGGTCATCCCCCGTTCGGTCGTTCTGCTCATCCACTGCAAGGACCGCAAAGGCATCGTGGCCCGCGTGGCCGGATTCATTCACGACTTCGGGGGCAATATCCTCGACTCCGACCACCACACCGACCGCGAGCAGGGCGATTTCTTGATGCGGACCGAGTTCGCCCTCGACGGCTTTCAGCTCCCGCCCACGGAGATCGCCGAAGCCTTTTCGCCGATCGCGAAAGTGTTCGAGATGCGGTACGAAATCCACGTGAGGCCGTCTCGGACTCGCGTCGCGATCCTGGTCTCCAGGCAGGACCATTGCCTGTCCGATCTGCTCCAGCGTCAGCGCCGGGACGAACTGTCCATCCAGGTGCCGGTCATCGTGTCCAACCACGACACCTGCCGCCCGTGGGCCGAGCTGTACAAGATTCCGCTCGAAGTGTTTCCGGTGACGCCGGAGACCAAGCCTCAGCAGGAACGGCAGGTGCTCGCCGTGCTCAGGCGGCACGAGGTGGAGCTCGTGGTGCTCGCACGGTACATGCAGGTGCTCAGCGGCACGTTCCTGGCCTCCGTCGGCTGCCCCGTCATCAATATCCATCACTCGTTTCTTCCGGCTTTCATCGGCGCCAATCCCTACAGGCAGGCCTATGAACGGGGAGTCAAGATCATCGGCGCCACCGCCCATTATGCGACGGAGGAACTGGACGAAGGGCCGATCATCGAGCAGGACGTCATCCGGGTGGGACACCGTGACACCGTCGAGGATCTGGTCCGGAAGGGACGCGATCTGGAAGAGCTGGTCCTCGCGCGCGCCGTGCGTCTGCACGTCGAACGGCGCGTGCTGGTCTACGGCAAGAAAACGGTCGTCTTCGATTGACCTCCTCTCACACCACAGATTTTTGAGCCTTTACCGCCGTAGGCCAGCAAGTAGGTCAATGAACTCTTGAGAAACCGTTAAGCGCCCACCCTTGAAGAGTGGATGAGCAACGTACTTCTTTGATGCGCTCAACCCCAACTGTGCCGAGACCTCCACAT
Coding sequences within it:
- the purU gene encoding formyltetrahydrofolate deformylase; protein product: MTVIPRSVVLLIHCKDRKGIVARVAGFIHDFGGNILDSDHHTDREQGDFLMRTEFALDGFQLPPTEIAEAFSPIAKVFEMRYEIHVRPSRTRVAILVSRQDHCLSDLLQRQRRDELSIQVPVIVSNHDTCRPWAELYKIPLEVFPVTPETKPQQERQVLAVLRRHEVELVVLARYMQVLSGTFLASVGCPVINIHHSFLPAFIGANPYRQAYERGVKIIGATAHYATEELDEGPIIEQDVIRVGHRDTVEDLVRKGRDLEELVLARAVRLHVERRVLVYGKKTVVFD